GGCGGGGCCATGATCACCGCCCGCCTCGCCCTCGACATTGGGCGCGAGGTCTGGTGCGTTCCGGGGCGTATCACGGAAACGGTCGCCAGGGGGTCGAACCGACTGCTGCGCGACGGCGCGGAGCCGCTGGTCGACGTCGAGGAGTTCATCCGCAGCATCTCGGGGCGGTACGGACAGCTGATGCTGGACCTCGGGGCGCCGCCGGAGGATCCTCCCGAGCTCACTACGGACGAGAAGGTCGTGCTGGCGCTGCTGCAGCGGCAGGGGGGCCGGACGGCCGACGAGCTGATGGCGGAGAGCGGCCTGGACCTCGCGGCGCTCCAGGGCTGTCTGATGGCGCTCTCCGCCGCCGGCCTCGCGATCCCGGCCGGCCCGGGCCGCTACTCCGCGGGGGCGTGATCGGTCGTTTTTCCGGGTAAAAAACAAAAGATTGCGCTAAAATCTGAGGGCGGACCGCCGGTCCGCGTGAGGGAGCACGGGGGTGGTCCCCTTTTCCGTTGGGAGTGATGAGAGATGTCCAGGCAGACTGCGGCGACGCGCAGCGATATGGCCCGCATCCAGGCCGCGCTCAAGCTGGCGCGGCGCGGGCACGATCTCCTGGAACAGAAGCGAAGGATCCTCATGGCCGAGCTCGCGGGCAGGATCAAGGAGGTTCGGGAGGTGCAGAGCGGGATGCGCGATATCTTCGCCGGAGCCTACTCGGGGCTCCGAATGGCGAATATCGCCATGGGGATCGAGAACGTGGAGAGGGTCGCGGGCATCGTTCCGGAGGAGGATCGGTTCGTGATCCGCCTGCGCTCCATCATGGGGATGGACATTCCCGAGGTGGATCCCCTGGCGTCCGTCTGCAGCCCCGTCTATTCCCTGGGGGGAATGTCGGGGACCTCCTCCGTCCTGGACAACGCGTATGTCCAGGCTCGTTCCCTGGTCCCGCTCATCGCGCGGCTGGCGGAGGTGGAGACCAGTGTCTACCGGCTGGCCGTTCAGATACGCAGGACGGTGCGGCGGGTCAACGCGCTGGAGAAGGTGTTCATCCCCCGCTGCGAGGCCCAGGTCCGCTCCATTGCGGCGGCCCTGGAGGAGAACGAGCGCGAGGACATGACGCGCATAAAGCTCTCCTCGGGGCGTGAGGTGTAGGGAAGGGGCCTTATAGGCTTCGCGTCATTCGGGCTGTTTTCGGAGGTCGTGACATGGTTTTGACGTTGACGGAGGTCCTGGGCGTGCTTTTGAGGGCCGAGGACGAGTCGGGGAAGCGGCGGGACTCGGCGAAACGCGAGGCGGAGGAGGTCATGCGGCGCGCTCAGGAGCGGTTCGCCCGCGACCGGGAGGCGCGTCTGAAGGCCGCGCGCAGCGACGCCCTGGCCCAGATCGAGTCCGCGCGGAAGTCCGCGGAGATGGAGGCGCTGCACATCGCCGAGATGGGGCGAAGGGGGCGCGAGAGGATGCGCGAAAACTACGACCGCAAGGCGCCTGCCCTGATAGCCGGGATGGCGGAGGACATCGCCGCCCGGTACGCCTCCCGCGGAGACTGACGATGATTCTCGGCGGAGGAGGCCGCATCGCCCTGTCCGCGAAAGCGCGGGTGCGCCGGTCCGAATTGCTGTCGTCAAAGGATTTCCGAGCCCTCCTGGAACAGCCGTCCGTCTCCGCCGTCGCGGTGTCCCTCGACGCGACCCCCTATGGGAAGGTACTGGAAGGCCTGTCCCTGAACGACGTCCGCCGGACGGAGCTCGAGTTCCGCCTCGGGACCTCCGTGTTGCGCGAGGCCCTGACGTTCCGCTCCTACATGGGGGCGGGCTATCGGCGCCTCCTGGACCTGTGGCTCCAGGTCTACGATATCGAGTTCCTCAAGGACCATTTTCGCCGGAGCTTCGGCTCCGACCCCACGGCCGCTCAGGAGGAGGAACGGATGTTCGGATTGTTCCCGGACTTCCGGTCGCCCCTCCTGGACCGGAACGCGCTTCTGGCGGCGCAGACGCCGGGGGCCATGCTGGCATCTATTCGGGATGAGCGCCTGCGTGTGGCGCTGGAGGAGACGTTCCCCGTCAAAGACGATGGGACGGAGGTCTCGGGGGAGGACGCCTGCAGGGTGTCCTTCGCGCTGGGGATGGTCCTGGACCGCTATTACCTCGACAGCCTCTATGGGGCCGTCCTCCCTGTCGGGGGGGTGGAGGGCCGCCTGCTCGCCTGGCTGGCGGGGGTTCGCGTGGACCTGGTGAACCTCTACTGGATCTACCGCTGCAGGCGTTTCTTCGGCCTGTCGCCGGAACAGGCATTGGCCACGGTGACGCGGTCCCGCTACCGCGCGGACTTCGGCCTGCTCTCCCGCGCCGCGTTCTCGGAGCTTTCGGCCTGGGACGACGTTTTGGAGGGTACGCCCTATGCCGGAATCTTCCGTTCGGACGAGGCGGACCCTTCCCTCAGGGAGGCGGAGGTGGAGCTTCACCTGTGCAGGGCCCTCCGCCGCGTCGCCGGGGATGTGTTTCGGTCCGGGGCTCCGGGATGGCACAACGTCGGGGCCTACCTGATGCTGAAGGGCTTCGAGGTCCGGGACCTGATCACGGTCATCGAGGCCGTGCGATACGATTACGACCGCAGGAGGGTCGGTCGGCTGTTGATCCTGAACGACCTGGCCGGTGGGGAAGGAGGCGGGCGCTGATGGCCGTCGTGAGGATGGCGGGGGTCTCCCTTGTCGGCCCCCGGGACGAGATTGAGGCGATGGCACTGAGGCTGCTGGAGACCGGAGATTTTGAACCGATGTCCCCCGAGGTGATGTTGTCCGGGGGAAGGCTGAGCTCCCGGATTCAGACCTGCCGGAGCGGCCGCTGCGACGCGCTGCTGGAGAAGCTGGAGCGGCTGAGGGGGCTGGCGGGGAACCCGGCCCCGGCTCCGGGCCGAAGGGCGCCGGACGGAGCCTCCGGAATTCCCTCTTCGGCGATTTCTTTTACGGAGGTTTCCTTTTCGGAATTGGAGGAGCGCGTGAATCGGCTCTCGCGCCTGGCCGAGGTCTGGCAGGACAGGCTGGAGCACCTTCGGATGGAGCACGGGCGCTGCAGGGCCATGCTCGAGTTCGCCCATGCCCTGGAGGCGCTGGGGCTTCCGCCCTCCCTGCTGGCGTCATCCTCCTGCTGCCGGGTGGTCCTGGGGAGCCTTACCGGGGAGAACTGGCAGCGGCTGAGGGAGATAGCCTCCGCAGGGCCCGCCCTGCTCCTTCCGCTCTTCGAGGAGGAGGGGAGGACGACGGTGGCCGCGTTCTGCGAGTCCTCCTATGGAGCGGCGCTGGAGAAGCTTCTGACTGGGGTGCACATGCGCGTGTTCGAGACGGCGATCCAGGAGCTCGCGGCCGGCGGCGGGGCGCAGCTGTCCGCCCGCCTCGATTTTCTGGAGGCGGAGATCGGGAGGTGCCGGGACATGCCGGTCCTCTATACCGGGGAGAACCGTGTCGAGCTGGAGAGGCTTTACGGCATGGTCTATGCCATGCAGCGCGTTTACTCGCTCTGCCGGATGGGGGGCGAGTTCGACGACATGGTGGTTGTCTCGGGGTGGATGCCCGAGGAGGCCTGCGGGGAGCTGCGCGCTCTGGCGGGCCGGGAGGCGCCCCATACCGTTGTCCTCACGGAGGACGGGGCCTCCCTCGAGTCGAAGGGAAGCGAGCTTCCCACCCTGCTGCGCAATACCCCGGTGGCGCGCCGGTTCCAGGAGATCGTGAGGCTCTACAGCCTGCCCTCCTACAGCGAGCTGGACCCGACGCTCGTCGTCTCGGTCAGCTTCTGCCTGTTCTTCGGATTCATGTTCGGGGACGTGGGGCACGGCCTCGCCCTGATCCTCGGCACGTGGCTGATGGAGCGAAGGGGCTGGATGGGGAGGGCCCTGGCGTCCGTCATGAAGGTGGCCGGGGCCTCGGCGGTCCTCTTCGGCATCCTCTACGGCAGCGTCTTCGGGAGTGAGGAGCTGATCCCACCCCTCTGGATATCCCCCATGAAACACGTGAACACGCTCCTCCCCACAGCGGTTGGGGTGGGAATAGCGTTCCTCTCGCTCGGCATTCTCCTCCGAATCCGGTCCCTGGCCCGCAGGAGGAGGTGGGGCGAGGCCGTGTTCTCCCCCGAAGGGGGGGCGGGGCTGGCCTTCTACTGGCTGGCCCTGGCCTTTGGGGTCCTGTCCCTCGAGGGGACGCTCGCCTCCTGGGAGAGCCGGATCTTCATCGCCGCCCTTCTCCTGCTCCTCTGTGCGATGCTCCTTGGAAACGTCCTGGCCCGCCGCGTGTTCCGGGGGGAGTCCGTGGACGAGGGGGGTGCGGTTCACCTGTTCTCGGTCTTCCACGCCCTGCTGAACTTCATCGGCAACACGGCGTCGTTCGTGCGTCTGGCGGCGTTTGCCCTGAACCATGCGGGGCTCTGCGCGGCGGTGTTCATGCTGGGGCAGATGGTGGAGCACGTGCCCGGCGGCAAGGTGCTCCACGCGCTTGTCCTGGTGGTGGGGCATCTCGTCATCATCGGGCTCGAGGGCCTGATCGTGTTCATCCAGACGCTGCGCCTGGAGTACTACGAATTTTTCGGGAAGTTCTATCGCGGCGGAGGGCGGGAGTTTCGTCCCGTCCTCTGGAGGAGGAGCGCGCGGGAACGGGGACACGCGGGTTGAGGGGGCGCAGATTAAATGTTGTACGGATTGAATCCATGAAGCCCCGAAGTCAAATTTTAGGAAAGCTCGCTGGTGTTGCTTGCGGGAAGGGAGTGCGGTTGGGATGCTGAGTGTTCTTGGGGTTGCGGTTTTCTCTGCGGTGCTGGTCGGCTATGGGGTTTGGACAAGGAGGACGGGGCGCGTTCCCCGCGCCCCGAGGACGGCCCTGGCCTCCTGGATGGGCGCGTCCGTGCTGATGCTTTGTCTCTCTGCCGCGGCCGCGTTCGCGCAGGAGTCCGGGGCCTACGCCGGGACCGCGGCGGGGATGGGCTTCATCGGCGCCGCGCTCTCGACGGGCCTGGCCTGCGTCGGTGCGGGCATCGGCGTCGCGTTCGTCGGCGCCGCGGCGCTTGGGGTCGTGGGGGAGAAGCCCTCGATGTTCGGAACCACGCTGATCTATATCGGGCTTGCGGAGGGGATCGCCATCTACGGGCTCGTCATCTCCCTGTTCATCCTGGGAAAAATTTAGAGCGGCCCGCCATGAAGGCCTTCCTGATCAGCGACAACCACGACACCCTGGTGCTGATGAAGCTGGCCGGGATCAAGGGGGTCGTGGCGCACGGGCGGGAGGAGAGCCTCAAGGCCTTTTCTCAGGCCCTTTCGATGAGGGACCTCGGCGTCCTTCTCGTGACGGAGATCGTGGCGGAGACCGTCCCCGACAAGGTCGGCGAGATGCGCGGGAGCGGGACCCTGCCCCTTTTGGTCGAGATCCCGGATCGGCATGGGAGCCGGAGGGGAGAGGATTTTTTGACGCGGTACATCCGCGAGGCGATAGGGGTGAGGCTTGAATGAA
This portion of the uncultured Fretibacterium sp. genome encodes:
- a CDS encoding V-type ATP synthase subunit D: MSRQTAATRSDMARIQAALKLARRGHDLLEQKRRILMAELAGRIKEVREVQSGMRDIFAGAYSGLRMANIAMGIENVERVAGIVPEEDRFVIRLRSIMGMDIPEVDPLASVCSPVYSLGGMSGTSSVLDNAYVQARSLVPLIARLAEVETSVYRLAVQIRRTVRRVNALEKVFIPRCEAQVRSIAAALEENEREDMTRIKLSSGREV
- a CDS encoding ATPase, encoding MVLTLTEVLGVLLRAEDESGKRRDSAKREAEEVMRRAQERFARDREARLKAARSDALAQIESARKSAEMEALHIAEMGRRGRERMRENYDRKAPALIAGMAEDIAARYASRGD
- a CDS encoding V-type ATPase subunit; translated protein: MILGGGGRIALSAKARVRRSELLSSKDFRALLEQPSVSAVAVSLDATPYGKVLEGLSLNDVRRTELEFRLGTSVLREALTFRSYMGAGYRRLLDLWLQVYDIEFLKDHFRRSFGSDPTAAQEEERMFGLFPDFRSPLLDRNALLAAQTPGAMLASIRDERLRVALEETFPVKDDGTEVSGEDACRVSFALGMVLDRYYLDSLYGAVLPVGGVEGRLLAWLAGVRVDLVNLYWIYRCRRFFGLSPEQALATVTRSRYRADFGLLSRAAFSELSAWDDVLEGTPYAGIFRSDEADPSLREAEVELHLCRALRRVAGDVFRSGAPGWHNVGAYLMLKGFEVRDLITVIEAVRYDYDRRRVGRLLILNDLAGGEGGGR
- a CDS encoding V-type ATP synthase subunit F, translating into MKAFLISDNHDTLVLMKLAGIKGVVAHGREESLKAFSQALSMRDLGVLLVTEIVAETVPDKVGEMRGSGTLPLLVEIPDRHGSRRGEDFLTRYIREAIGVRLE
- a CDS encoding V-type ATPase 116kDa subunit family protein, which produces MAVVRMAGVSLVGPRDEIEAMALRLLETGDFEPMSPEVMLSGGRLSSRIQTCRSGRCDALLEKLERLRGLAGNPAPAPGRRAPDGASGIPSSAISFTEVSFSELEERVNRLSRLAEVWQDRLEHLRMEHGRCRAMLEFAHALEALGLPPSLLASSSCCRVVLGSLTGENWQRLREIASAGPALLLPLFEEEGRTTVAAFCESSYGAALEKLLTGVHMRVFETAIQELAAGGGAQLSARLDFLEAEIGRCRDMPVLYTGENRVELERLYGMVYAMQRVYSLCRMGGEFDDMVVVSGWMPEEACGELRALAGREAPHTVVLTEDGASLESKGSELPTLLRNTPVARRFQEIVRLYSLPSYSELDPTLVVSVSFCLFFGFMFGDVGHGLALILGTWLMERRGWMGRALASVMKVAGASAVLFGILYGSVFGSEELIPPLWISPMKHVNTLLPTAVGVGIAFLSLGILLRIRSLARRRRWGEAVFSPEGGAGLAFYWLALAFGVLSLEGTLASWESRIFIAALLLLLCAMLLGNVLARRVFRGESVDEGGAVHLFSVFHALLNFIGNTASFVRLAAFALNHAGLCAAVFMLGQMVEHVPGGKVLHALVLVVGHLVIIGLEGLIVFIQTLRLEYYEFFGKFYRGGGREFRPVLWRRSARERGHAG
- a CDS encoding ATP synthase subunit C, which translates into the protein MLSVLGVAVFSAVLVGYGVWTRRTGRVPRAPRTALASWMGASVLMLCLSAAAAFAQESGAYAGTAAGMGFIGAALSTGLACVGAGIGVAFVGAAALGVVGEKPSMFGTTLIYIGLAEGIAIYGLVISLFILGKI